From a region of the Impatiens glandulifera chromosome 4, dImpGla2.1, whole genome shotgun sequence genome:
- the LOC124937099 gene encoding protein FAR1-RELATED SEQUENCE 5-like, whose amino-acid sequence MEDESTSCRQLNFEANEDCQDDDVEIIDEGLINGKNLENTKAPMMENYVPHIGQEFESEEDAYQFYLAYSRRVGFSVRKSRCHSNKSGELLDRVLCCSAQGKREIDKRDHFVKNKRAETRFGCEAKMMISRRTKGNLCVVQFVSEHNHYLTSPNKTHFLRSHRKISSSAAIQIEMANEVRILPKASHYLMGRQVGGREFLGIIPEDCKNYLRSKRTRIMMAGDAGDVLEYLQKQQLKDSHFINAIQVDEDDLITNIFWSDAKMRADYGHFGDVICFDTTCMKNNEGRPIALFEGVNHHKQTIIFGVALLYDETSLSFEWLFDTFSRVMGEKKPTTILTDQDAAIAKALVLRWPETHHRLCIWQIYQNATIHLSGVFLEFKEFAKSFASCIYDFDEEEDFIAAWNQMLTQYSLEENDWLRHMFLIREKWALVYGRHIFCADMTTTQRSESMNSIVKRYVTYKHKFLDFFNHFERLLEDRRYEELKIETQSKLSVPFLEFPIVILKQANSIYTPEAYKCFQIEWYKSHDSSVRTIENDRTLTKYKVTPPQKSYHHIVTVDSSCGKFDCDCRKFEFAGILCSHILKIFAMNNIVEIPSKFIRKRWTREAKIEYFGVNDSNCDQASMSTKVIQSMRYQELCELYVQLITKAAKREDTYKIVKDNILCMLKLVGEKLQVGESDATTILNEVDSHGLKGRRKRPHIKD is encoded by the exons ATGGAGGATGAATCTACGAGTTGTCGTCAGTTGAATTTTGAAGCAAATGAAGATTGTCAGGATGACGATGTGGAAATTATTGATGAAG GGTTGATCAATGGAAAAAATTTGGAGAACACTAAGGCACCTATGATGGAAAACTATGTACCACACATAGGTCAGGAATTTGAAAGTGAAGAAGATGcttatcaattttatttggCATACTCTAGAAGAGTTGGATTTAGCGTAAGAAAATCTAGATGCCACAGTAATAAATCAGGTGAATTGTTGGATAGAGTTTTGTGTTGTAGTGCGCAAGGTAAAAGAGAAATAGATAAACGTGATCATTTTGTGAAAAACAAGCGTGCTGAAACACGGTTTGGTTGCGAGGCTAAAATGATGATTAGTCGTCGAACTAAGGGCAATTTATGTGTGGTCCAATTTGTGAGCGAACATAATCATTATCTCACAAGTCCTAACAAAACACATTTCCTTAGATCCCATCGGAAAATATCTTCTTCTGCGGCGATACAAATTGAGATGGcaaatgaagttagaatccTCCCCAAAGCATCTCATTATCTTATGGGCAGACAAGTGGGTGGGCGGGAGTTTTTAGGTATTATCCCTGAAGATTGCAAAAATTATTTGCGTTCTAAAAGAACTAGAATAATGATGGCTGGGGATGCAGGAGATGTATTGGAATATTTGCAAAAACAACAATTGAAGGATTCTCATTTTATCAATGCTATTCAAGTAGATGAAGATGACctaattactaatattttttggtCTGATGCTAAGATGAGAGCGGATTACGGTCATTTTGGAGATGTTATTTGTTTTGACACAACCTGTatgaagaataatgaaggtcgtccaaTTGCATTGTTTGAAGGTGTTAATCATCATAAgcaaacaataatttttggTGTAGCTTTATTATATGATGAGACATCTCTGTCATTCGAGTGGTTGTTTGATACATTTAGCAGAGTAATGGGCGAGAAAAAACCAACAACTATTCTCACAGATCAAGATGCAGCAATAGCAAAGGCTTTAGTTTTGAGATGGCCTGAAACACATCATCGTTTGTGCATTTGGCAAATTTATCAAAATGCTACCATACATTTGAGTGGTGTTTTTTTGGAGTTTAAAGAGTTTGCTAAAAGTTTTGCCTcttgtatatatgattttgatgaagaggAAGATTTTATTGCAGCTTGGAACCAAATGTTGACTCAATATTCATTAGAAGAAAATGATTGGTTGAGGCATATGTTTCTGATAAGAGAAAAATGGGCTTTGGTGTATGGCCGACACATTTTTTGCGCGGATATGACTACGACCCAAAGAAGTGAGAGCATGAACAGTATTGTGAAAAGGTACGTCAcgtacaaacacaagtttttagacttttttaatcattttgaaaGACTACTTGAAGATCGTCGATATGAAGAGTTAAAAATTGAAACACAGTCTAAACTTAGTGTTCCATTCTTGGAATTTCCAATTGTAATTTTGAAGCAAGCAAATAGTATCTATACCCCGGAGGCATACAAGTGTTTTCAAATCGAGTGGTACAAATCTCATGATTCTAGCGTTAGAACAATTGAGAATGATAGAACtcttacaaaatataaagttaCTCCTCCTCAAAAGAGTTACCATCATATCGTTACGGTTGATTCATCATGTGGAAAATTTGATTGTGATTGTAGAAAGTTTGAATTTGCTGGGATTTTATGTtcacatattttgaaaatatttgcgATGAACAATATCGTAGAGATTCCAAGTAAGTTCATACGGAAAAGGTGGACACGGGAAGCTaagattgaatattttggaGTTAATGATTCAAATTGTGACCAAGCTAGTATGTCTACGAAAGTAATACAAAGTATGCGATATCAAGAACTGTGTGAGTTGTATGTTCAATTGATTACCAAGGCAGCGAAGAGGGAGGACACTTATAAGATTGTTAAAGATAACATTTTGTGTATGTTGAAATTAGTGGGTGAGAAGTTACAAGTTGGTGAGTCGGATGCCACAACTATTTTGAATGAGGTAGACTCTCATGGAttaaaaggaagaagaaaacgACCTcatataaaagattaa
- the LOC124933870 gene encoding UNC93-like protein 3: MDEEVALILRNSESQTETQNHTRDIHILSSAFLLIFLAYGAAQNLESTVNTGQDLGTISLGILYTSFAASSLFASLVVKGLGSKNALVLGTTGYWLFIAANLKPTWLTMVPASLYLGFTASVIWVAQGTYLTSSARFHANDCKLEEPNVIGSLNGEFWGVFATHQILGNLLSLALLNDGVEGETSNTTLLFLVFLCSMTIGTVLMCFLSKKGSRGEIVIPDSSDNFYSFLISKSKSLFTPLFDKRMLLLIPLIAYSGLQQAFVWAEFTKFIVKPTLGESGVGGAMAVYGAFNSLCSLFVGRLTSGLQSITWIVAAGASLQSIALITVLFPFSVTSGVMYPLIVAAILGIGDGVFNTQLNALLAMLFKHDMEGAFSHFKLWQSGAIAVVFFLSPYISMQTMVVIMLVSICISMFGFFILVLKVEAAFSTVA, translated from the exons ATGGACGAAGAAGTGGCTTTAATCCTTAGGAATTCAGAAAGTCAAACTGAAACCCAGAACCACACTCGCGATATTCATATTCTCAGCTCCGCTTTCCTACTGATCTTCTTAGCCTATGGCGCTGCTCAGAATTTGGAGAGTACTGTCAACACT GGTCAAGATTTGGGAACAATTTCACTTGGGATTTTGTATACGTCTTTCGCGGCTTCTTCTCTGTTTGCTTCATTGGTGGTTAAGGGTTTGGGATCAAAGAATGCTCTTGTTCTTGGGACTACAGGTTATTGGTTGTTCATTGCTGCTAATTTGAAACCAACATG GTTGACTATGGTTCCAGCTTCATTGTATTTGGGGTTTACAGCTTCTGTTATATGGGTTGCTCAG GGAACTTATCTTACTTCATCTGCACGGTTTCACGCTAATGATTGCAAATTGGAAGAACCAAATGTGATTGGGAGTTTAAATGGAGAATTTTGGGGGGTCTTTGCTACTCATCAG ATCTTAGGAAACCTGCTCTCTCTTGCACTTTTGAATGATGGAGTG GAGGGTGAGACGAGCAACACAACATTGCTATTTCTTGTGTTCCTTTGTAGTATGACCATAGGCACTGTACTAATGTGCTTCTTAAGTAAGAAGGGTAGTAGAGGAGAGATTGTAATACCAGATTCTTCCGACAATTTCTACTCCTTTTTGATTTCAAAGTCAAAGTCTCTCTTCACTCCATTGTTTGACAAAAGAATGCTTTTGCTCATTCCCCTTATTGCATATTCTGGATTACAACAAGCATTTGTATG GGCTGAATTCACCAAGTTTATAGTTAAACCCACACTTGGTGAATCTGGTGTTGGAGGTGCAATGGCTGTTTACGGGGCTTTTAATTCATTA TGTTCCTTATTTGTGGGTCGACTGACTTCTGGTCTCCAATCAATAACTTGGATAGTTGCAGCCGGCGCTTCTCTTCAGAGTATTGCTCTGATAACCGTTCTTTTCCCTTTCAG TGTAACCAGCGGTGTAATGTATCCCCTAATTGTGGCGGCAATATTGGGTATTGGTGATGGTGTTTTCAACACACAACTTAATGCTTTGTTGGCAATGCTGTTTAAACATGACATG GAGGGTGCATTTTCACATTTCAAGCTGTGGCAGAGTGGTGCTATTGCTGTCGTGTTTTTCCTGTCTCCATACATTTCCATGCAAACCATGGTGGTGATCATGCTCGTTTCCATTTGCATTTCAATGTTCGGATTCTTCATCCTGGTTCTCAAGGTAGAAGCAGCATTTTCAACTGTAGCTTAA
- the LOC124934201 gene encoding soluble inorganic pyrophosphatase 4-like, which produces MVPPIETPVKAQYSHKTSHAPLNERLLSSLTRKSIAAHPWHDLEIGPDAPQIFNCVVEISKGSKVKYELDKKTGMIKVDRILYSSVVYPHNYGFIPRTLCEDNDPIDVLVIMQEPVLPGCFLRAKAIGLMPMIDQGEKDDKIIAVCADDPEYRHYTDINELPPHRLAEIRRFFEDYKKNENKEVAVDEFLPSTSAFDAIQHSMDLYADYVVESLRR; this is translated from the exons ATGGTTCCACCGATTGAAACTCCAGTTAAAGCTCAATATTCTCACAAAACTTCTCATGCTCCCCTCAACGAAAGACTGCTTTCATCTCTAACCAGGAAATCAATTGCTGCACATCCATGGCATGATCTTGAGATAG GACCTGATGCCCCACAGATATTCAATTGT GTGGTTGAAATTAGTAAGGGAAGTAAGGTGAAATATGAACTAGACAAGAAAACAGGGATGATCAag GTGGACAGGATTCTTTATTCGTCTGTCGTTTATCCACACAACTATGGTTTTATCCCTCGTACCCTTTGCGAGGATAATGATCCTATCGATGTCTTGGTTATCATGCAG GAACCTGTTCTTCCTGGATGCTTTCTCCGGGCGAAAGCAATAGGCCTAATGCCTATGATTGATCAG GGCGAGAAGGATGATAAGATCATTGCTGTTTGTGCTGATGATCCTGAATATCGTCACTATACTGACATAAACGAGCTCCCCCCACATCGTTTGGCTGAGATCCGTCGCTTCTTTGAGGACT ACAAAAAGAACGAGAACAAAGAAGTTGCTGTCGACGAATTTCTGCCATCCACAAGTGCCTTCGATGCTATCCAACACTCAAT GGATCTTTATGCTGATTACGTTGTTGAGAGTTTGAGGCggtag
- the LOC124934459 gene encoding uncharacterized protein LOC124934459 isoform X1, giving the protein MSFEDKSFWMPKTGGCLQDGEIPFDDSSVMVEAKRPHHWFMDGNEADLFPSKKQAVEAPNLHTFSGLLNSNISPWGNGTNFQSIGSELTERIFDSESSRTIGYNERNFANMDAANNINTGRKGIEDTFGNDSSFGLSISHPFEDHRSELNYGGIRKVKVNQVKDSENFISPSSRNVYSRGDDNCMPMGLSFGIGNENVISMGDSYNRVDGNFISMGQPYNNEDDSTSTIGHVYQENCDLTINESFVKTDNVIPSINGAYDKDCEHNAVVSISQSYPRLDDGSLSQNFSKGSGNALLMNNCTSTELAFNNFDRRVSSMGQSFGKGSSNIISFGGFQDDEESSARILCSYGLLTGQTSVQRSETLSDDAIVSAANMSACINEAGSRKKDDKTGKKASPNSFPSNVRSLLSTGMLDGVPVKYMAWSREKELRGIIQGSGYLCSCPSCNYSKAINAYEFERHASCKTKHPNNHIYFENGKTIYGIVQELRNTPQNLLFEVIQTITGSPINQKSFRLWKESFLAATRELQRIYGKDESKQLLPGTLI; this is encoded by the exons ATG TCTTTTGAAGATAAGAGCTTTTGGATGCCAAAAACTGGTGGGTGTTTACAAGATGGAGAAATTCCATTTGACGATTCATCTGTAATGGTGGAGGCAAAACGTCCCCATCACTGGTTCATGGATGGCAATGAGGCGGATCTATTTCCCAGCAAAAAACAAGCAGTTGAAGCTCCAAACCTTCATACCTTCTCTGGACTTCTGAATTCGAATATTTCTCCTTGGGGAAATGGTACTAATTTCCAATCAATTGGAAGCGAACTAACAGAGCGTATATTTGATTCAGAATCTTCGAGAACAATTGGTTATAATGAGAGAAACTTTGCAAATATGGATGCTGCTAACAATATCAATACTGGACGAAAGGGAATTGAGGATACTTTTGGAAATGACTCCTCCTTTGGGTTATCTATTTCTCATCCATTTGAAGATCATAGATCAGAGCTTAACTATGGTGGGATTAGGAAAGTTAAAGTCAACCAAGTCAAAGATTCTGAGAATTTCATATCTCCGTCATCAAGGAATGTCTATTCTCGAGGAGACGATAATTGCATGCCCATGGGTCTTTCGTTTGGAATAGGTAATGAAAATGTTATATCCATGGGTGACAGTTATAATAGGGTAGATGGTAATTTCATATCCATGGGGCAGCCTTATAACAATGAAGACGACAGCACTTCCACAATTGGTCATGTTTATCAGGAGAATTGTGATTTGACAATCAACGAATCCTTTGTCAAGACAGATAATGTTATTCCGAGTATTAATGGGGCCTACGATAAGGATTGTGAACATAATGCTGTTGTATCTATTAGCCAGTCATATCCGAGACTAGATGATGGATCGTTAAGTCAGAATTTCAGTAAGGGCAGTGGAAACGCCTTATTGATGAATAATTGCACATCAACCGAGCTTGCATTCAACAATTTTGACAGGAGGGTTTCGTCCATGGGTCAGTCGTTTGGTAAAGGCAGTAGTAATATCATATCATTTGGAGGCTTTCAGGATGACGAGGAATCATCTGCAAGGATTTTATGCAGTTATGGCTTGTTGACAGGCCAGACTTCTGTTCAAAGGTCTGAAACATTATCTGATGATGCAATTGTTAGTGCTGCTAATATGAGTGCTTGCATAAATGAAGCCGGTTCTAGGAAGAAGGATGATAAGACGGGCAAAAAGGCTTCTCCTAAcagttttccttcaaatgttcGAAGTTTACTGTCTACTGGAATGTTGGATGGTGTTCCTGTGAAATACATGGCTTGGTCACGCGAG AAGGAACTCCGCGGGATCATACAAGGTTCCGGGTACCTTTGTAGCTGTCCATCATGCAATTATTCTAAG GCTATCAATGCGTATGAGTTTGAACGTCACGCATCATGCAAAACAAAACATCCAAACAATCACATTTACTTTGAGAATGGGAAGACCATTTATGGTATTGTTCAAGAGCTCAGAAATACCCCACAGAATTTGTTATTTGAAGTTATCCAGACCATAACTGGATCGCCAATTAACCAAAAATCTTTCCGGCTTTGGAAAG AGTCATTCTTAGCTGCCACTCGCGAGCTTCAGCGCATATATGGGAAGGATGAAAGTAAACAATTGTTGCCGGGCACTCTTATATAA
- the LOC124934202 gene encoding uncharacterized protein LOC124934202 encodes MSSFNSTPNFDNLMLQTLMGKLQIRPPNTQSSSPFSNKTLEDILIDAISNIPDDEENDDEKTELAREESKVEKEIIRTILSGKIETLKPNSGQAISIGEHHICVGYHEEPDSDYRVWEWHGHIMLFDDEDGYTPEYIYGNYFEKQNLKSKPVVENLVDEDDDDDEKLEEIEEKKSNLGLRELIESGDSGSSRILHRNVSAGSSSFK; translated from the coding sequence ATGAGTTCATTCAACAGCACTCCTAACTTCGACAATCTTATGCTTCAAACCCTAATGGgtaagcttcaaatccgaccaCCAAACACACAATCATCTTCTCCATTCTCGAACAAAACCCTAGAAGATATCCTCATCGATGCTATCTCCAACATACCCGATGACGAAGAAAACGATGATGAAAAAACCGAGCTTGCTAGAGAAGAATCCAAAGTTGAGAAGGAGATTATCCGAACAATTCTCAGCGGGAAAATCGAAACCCTGAAGCCTAATTCCGGTCAGGCTATTTCAATTGGCGAACATCATATCTGTGTTGGGTATCATGAAGAACCCGATTCTGATTATCGGGTTTGGGAGTGGCATGGTCATATAATGTTGTTTGATGATGAAGATGGATATACACCTGAGTATATTTATGGGAATTACTTTGAAAAACAAAACTTGAAGTCTAAGCCTGTTGTTGAAAACCTAgtggatgaagatgatgatgatgatgaaaagcTGGAGGAGATAGAGGAGAAAAAGAGCAATTTGGGGCTGAGGGAGTTGATTGAATCAGGAGATTCTGGCAGCAGTCGGATTCTTCATCGCAATGTGAGTGCAGGTTCTTCGAGTTTTAAATAG
- the LOC124934082 gene encoding phosphatidate phosphatase PAH1-like gives MNVVGKVGSLISQGVYSVATPFHPFGGAVDIIVVRQQDGTFRSTPWYVRFGKFQGVLKGAEKVVKINVNGVDADFDMFLDNSGEAYFIRGVESGEIGSPVEDDDLSSEDMTFLDLEDTFDVLQDENISLGVGRLERSESEASRCFYEFPDEELSEFGSNRYDNLDIDEIENCVETPSSSSNSNSEVVLVSVDGLILTAPITNSERNGDDAEHELETPQFRRVGSGKSAEVCEDDNGEISNDLGTWNITTSLPIVVEEDEQEQEEEGDDDHDENSDVKTESESESEFIRKRDKFKSCAEFSELLDSSGDEKQGETETPKTLAADGSGITPATPSRRWRLWRNPFRRVKTLERGVSFNSTSEGDFVDADSISQSQSTGQPQLLRTNVPTTEQIASLNLNDGQNMITFSFSTRVLGMQEVDAHMYLWKWNAQIVISDVDGTITKSDVLGQFMPLVGKDWTQSGVATLFTAIKENGYQLLFLSARAIVQAYLTRSFLLNLKQDGQALPNGPIVISPDGLFPSLFREVIRRAPHEFKIACLEDIKALFPPDHNPFYAGFGNRDTDELSYRKIGIAKGKIFIINPKGEVAINQHRIDVKTYTSLHTLVNDMFPPVCMVEQEDYNSWNFWKMPPEEVDS, from the exons ATGAATGTGGTGGGTAAAGTTGGGAGTTTGATATCACAAGGGGTATATTCCGTTGCCACCCCGTTTCATCCTTTTGGTGGGGCAGTTGACATAATTGTCGTCCGACAGCAAGATGGCACATTTCGAAGCACGCCATGGTATGTTCGTTTTGGAAAATTTCAGGGTGTTCTTAAAGGAGCAGAAAAGGTGGTCAAAATAAACGTTAATGGAGTCGATGCAGATTTCGACATGTTTCTTGATAATTCAGGGGAAGCATATTTCATCAGAGGGGTTGAATCTGGTGAAATTGGAAGCCCGGTAGAGGATGATGATTTAAGTAGTGAAGATATGACATTTTTGGACTTAGAAGACACTTTCGATGTTTTACAAGATGAAAATATTTCTTTGGGCGTGGGACGTCTCGAGAGATCGGAATCAGAAGCGAGCCGATGTTTTTATGAATTCCCAGATGAAGAATTGTCCGAATTTGGGTCGAACAGATACGACAATCTGGATATAGATGAAATTGAAAATTGCGTTGAAACCCCGAGTTCCagttcaaattcaaattctgAAGTTGTTTTGGTTAGTGTGGATGGTCTTATATTAACAGCGCCCATCACAAATTCGGAAAGAAACGGCGATGATGCAGAACACGAACTGGAAACTCCTCAGTTTCGTCGTGTCGGTTCTGGTAAATCCGCAGAGGTTTGTGAAGATGATAATGGTGAGATCAGTAATGATTTAGGTACGTGGAATATAACCACTTCTTTACCAATAGTagttgaagaagatgaacaagaacaagaagaagaaggtgacGACGATCATGATGAAAATAGCGACGTAAAGACAGAATCAGAATCAGAATCCGAATTTATTCGGAAGAGAGACAAGTTCAAAAGCTGTGCTGAGTTTTCGGAGTTGTTGGATTCATCTGGTGATGAAAAACAAGGTGAAACTGAAACTCCGAAAACATTGGCGGCTGATGGTTCTGGAATTACTCCAGCAACTCCTAGCCGGAGATGGCGGTTATGGCGAAATCCTTTCCGTAGGGTTAAAACGCTTGAGCGGGGGGTTAGTTTTAATTCAACAAGTGAAGGCGATTTTGTAGACGCGGATTCTATTTCGCAGAGCCAATCGACGGGGCAACCACAACTATTAAGGACGAATGTACCCACCACCGAGCAGATTGCGTCGCTGAATCTGAATGATGGACAGAACATGATAACATTCAGCTTCTCCACTAGAGTTTTGGGGATGCAAGAG GTGGATGCTCATATGTACTTGTGGAAGTGGAATGCTCAAATTGTTATATCAGATGTTGATGGAACAATTACCAA GTCTGATGTTCTTGGACAGTTTATGCCCTTGGTTGGAAAAGACTGGACGCAATCTGGAGTTGCTACTCTTTTCACTGCAATTAAG GAAAATGGGTATCAGCTGTTGTTTCTGAGTGCACGAGCTATAGTTCAGGCTTATCTAACTAGAAGCTTTCTTCTCAATCTCAAGCAG GATGGGCAAGCCTTACCTAATGGACCTATTGTGATTTCTCCTGATGGATTATTTCCTTCCTTGTTCAGAGAAG TGATTAGAAGAGCGCCTCACGAATTCAAGATTGCATGTCTAGAG GATATAAAAGCTCTATTTCCTCCCGATCACAATCCTTTCTATGCGGGCTTTGGCAACAGAGACACCGATGAACTTAGTTACAGGAAAATCGGTATTGCAAAGGGAAAAATCTTCATCATTAACCCCAAG GGTGAGGTAGCAATAAATCAACATCGAATTGATGTGAAGACTTACACGTCTCTCCACACTCTCGTCAACGATATGTTTCCCCCTGTTTGCATGGTTGAGCAG GAAGATTACAATTCCTGGAATTTTTGGAAAATGCCACCAGAGGAAGTTGATTCTTAG
- the LOC124934459 gene encoding uncharacterized protein LOC124934459 isoform X2 → MSFEDKSFWMPKTGGCLQDGEIPFDDSSVMVEAKRPHHWFMDGNEADLFPSKKQAVEAPNLHTFSGLLNSNISPWGNGTNFQSIGSELTERIFDSESSRTIGYNERNFANMDAANNINTGRKGIEDTFGNDSSFGLSISHPFEDHRSELNYGGIRKVKVNQVKDSENFISPSSRNVYSRGDDNCMPMGLSFGIGNENVISMGDSYNRVDGNFISMGQPYNNEDDSTSTIGHVYQENCDLTINESFVKTDNVIPSINGAYDKDCEHNAVVSISQSYPRLDDGSLSQNFSKGSGNALLMNNCTSTELAFNNFDRRVSSMGQSFGKGSSNIISFGGFQDDEESSARILCSYGLLTGQTSVQRSETLSDDAIVSAANMSACINEAGSRKKDDKTGKKASPNSFPSNVRSLLSTGMLDGVPVKYMAWSREELRGIIQGSGYLCSCPSCNYSKAINAYEFERHASCKTKHPNNHIYFENGKTIYGIVQELRNTPQNLLFEVIQTITGSPINQKSFRLWKESFLAATRELQRIYGKDESKQLLPGTLI, encoded by the exons ATG TCTTTTGAAGATAAGAGCTTTTGGATGCCAAAAACTGGTGGGTGTTTACAAGATGGAGAAATTCCATTTGACGATTCATCTGTAATGGTGGAGGCAAAACGTCCCCATCACTGGTTCATGGATGGCAATGAGGCGGATCTATTTCCCAGCAAAAAACAAGCAGTTGAAGCTCCAAACCTTCATACCTTCTCTGGACTTCTGAATTCGAATATTTCTCCTTGGGGAAATGGTACTAATTTCCAATCAATTGGAAGCGAACTAACAGAGCGTATATTTGATTCAGAATCTTCGAGAACAATTGGTTATAATGAGAGAAACTTTGCAAATATGGATGCTGCTAACAATATCAATACTGGACGAAAGGGAATTGAGGATACTTTTGGAAATGACTCCTCCTTTGGGTTATCTATTTCTCATCCATTTGAAGATCATAGATCAGAGCTTAACTATGGTGGGATTAGGAAAGTTAAAGTCAACCAAGTCAAAGATTCTGAGAATTTCATATCTCCGTCATCAAGGAATGTCTATTCTCGAGGAGACGATAATTGCATGCCCATGGGTCTTTCGTTTGGAATAGGTAATGAAAATGTTATATCCATGGGTGACAGTTATAATAGGGTAGATGGTAATTTCATATCCATGGGGCAGCCTTATAACAATGAAGACGACAGCACTTCCACAATTGGTCATGTTTATCAGGAGAATTGTGATTTGACAATCAACGAATCCTTTGTCAAGACAGATAATGTTATTCCGAGTATTAATGGGGCCTACGATAAGGATTGTGAACATAATGCTGTTGTATCTATTAGCCAGTCATATCCGAGACTAGATGATGGATCGTTAAGTCAGAATTTCAGTAAGGGCAGTGGAAACGCCTTATTGATGAATAATTGCACATCAACCGAGCTTGCATTCAACAATTTTGACAGGAGGGTTTCGTCCATGGGTCAGTCGTTTGGTAAAGGCAGTAGTAATATCATATCATTTGGAGGCTTTCAGGATGACGAGGAATCATCTGCAAGGATTTTATGCAGTTATGGCTTGTTGACAGGCCAGACTTCTGTTCAAAGGTCTGAAACATTATCTGATGATGCAATTGTTAGTGCTGCTAATATGAGTGCTTGCATAAATGAAGCCGGTTCTAGGAAGAAGGATGATAAGACGGGCAAAAAGGCTTCTCCTAAcagttttccttcaaatgttcGAAGTTTACTGTCTACTGGAATGTTGGATGGTGTTCCTGTGAAATACATGGCTTGGTCACGCGAG GAACTCCGCGGGATCATACAAGGTTCCGGGTACCTTTGTAGCTGTCCATCATGCAATTATTCTAAG GCTATCAATGCGTATGAGTTTGAACGTCACGCATCATGCAAAACAAAACATCCAAACAATCACATTTACTTTGAGAATGGGAAGACCATTTATGGTATTGTTCAAGAGCTCAGAAATACCCCACAGAATTTGTTATTTGAAGTTATCCAGACCATAACTGGATCGCCAATTAACCAAAAATCTTTCCGGCTTTGGAAAG AGTCATTCTTAGCTGCCACTCGCGAGCTTCAGCGCATATATGGGAAGGATGAAAGTAAACAATTGTTGCCGGGCACTCTTATATAA
- the LOC124936485 gene encoding actin-depolymerizing factor 2-like, which yields MANAASGMAVHDECKLKFMELKTKRSHRFIVYKIEEKQKQVIVEKVGEPSQGYDDFTASLPADECRYAVYDFDFMTPENVPKSRIFFIAWSPDTSRVRNKMIYASSKDRFKRELDGIQIELQATDPTEMGLDVITSRAT from the exons ATg GCTAATGCAGCATCTGGTATGGCTGTGCATGATGAATGCAAGTTGAAGTTTATGGAGCTGAAGACAAAACGTTCACACAGATTCATTGTTTACAAGATAGAGGAAAAACAAAAGCAAGTGATTGTTGAAAAGGTTGGCGAGCCTTCGCAAGGATACGATGACTTCACTGCCAGTCTTCCTGCAGACGAGTGTCGCTACGCTGTTTATGATTTTGATTTCATGACACCCGAGAATGTGCCCAAGAGCAGGATTTTCTTCATTgcatg GTCACCGGATACTTCAAGGGTTCGAAACAAGATGATTTACGCTAGTTCCAAGGACAGattcaagagagagctagacgGAATTCAAATAGAACTGCAAGCTACAGATCCAACCGAGATGGGTCTGGATGTTATCACTAGCCGGGCCACTTAA